Proteins encoded by one window of Archaeoglobus veneficus SNP6:
- a CDS encoding LSm family protein translates to MANRPLDVLNKALQTPVLVRLKGGREFRGILNGYDIHMNLVLQNAEEIQGGEVIRKLGSVVIRGDTVVFVSPSP, encoded by the coding sequence ATGGCAAACAGACCGCTCGATGTGCTGAACAAGGCATTGCAGACTCCAGTACTCGTCAGACTGAAGGGAGGAAGAGAATTCAGGGGTATCCTGAACGGGTATGATATTCACATGAATCTTGTACTGCAAAACGCCGAAGAGATTCAGGGTGGAGAAGTAATCAGAAAACTCGGAAGTGTGGTTATTAGGGGTGACACGGTGGTATTCGTTTCTCCATCTCCGTAG
- a CDS encoding type II secretion system F family protein, whose translation MFKEANMFTYLGYKLFGESIRKNVQKYYDLEKQLRQAMISMPPEMYIATARMVSLIFAVVGAILGLIISYIVIFFIGLPEVIFPIALPEPIYSFWMNFRAFVFAALLCAMITVALYFAGYFMFTIYPSTVISDRKSKIDRALPHAITFMYSLSRGGMNLIEIFRALSEYYEVYSEVSREAARILRDMEVLGKDLRTALADAVELSPSENFKEFLHGLITIIDSGGDITKYLEDRADFYLERARQDQKNFLEFLGLMAESYITAFVAGPLFLIIIQTVMVVMGQGDETTLYAVIYLVIPIGSFFFAMVIKLLTPTEEGEPPKLREKYTYLRRKVEEREFSDQIKELRKRINSWKFRKALRHPLDPIKRRPMYVFIFSIPAGLAFMFYGFSRYQFSPDIQWLFKVDDYIFLSLVIILAPFVVFYEAGRKKAKRTLRLTPIFLNKLASANESGMPIYRAIAMIAKTDTTPLKKEIQKIKSDLDWGISLNDALIRFANRLRVFELSRTITLLNEALKSTGNVTEVLMISAKDASNAELLRRERLSNMFMYVIIIYISFFVFIGIVYIITTTFLSTLAESAAKVAESGGTGMTMLRGIDVTTYKNVFMHAAVFQGLFAGLVAGVMGEGSLSAGVKHSLLMLVLAYVLFTVLI comes from the coding sequence ATGTTCAAGGAGGCAAACATGTTCACGTACCTCGGCTACAAGCTCTTCGGAGAGAGCATAAGGAAAAACGTCCAGAAGTACTACGACCTCGAAAAACAGCTCAGACAGGCAATGATTTCAATGCCACCGGAGATGTACATAGCCACCGCGCGTATGGTGTCCCTGATTTTTGCCGTTGTTGGAGCGATACTTGGGTTGATAATATCCTACATAGTTATTTTCTTTATAGGCCTTCCCGAGGTTATCTTTCCTATAGCTCTGCCTGAGCCAATTTACAGCTTCTGGATGAATTTCCGTGCATTCGTATTTGCCGCCCTGTTGTGCGCCATGATAACCGTGGCGCTCTATTTTGCTGGTTACTTTATGTTCACAATTTACCCCTCAACAGTTATAAGCGACAGGAAGAGCAAAATCGACAGGGCCTTGCCCCATGCAATTACGTTCATGTATTCTCTCAGCAGGGGTGGAATGAACCTCATCGAGATATTCAGGGCTCTTTCAGAGTACTACGAGGTTTACAGTGAGGTCTCAAGGGAAGCCGCAAGGATTCTCAGAGATATGGAAGTCCTCGGCAAAGACCTGAGAACAGCTCTTGCTGATGCTGTGGAGCTGTCACCCTCTGAAAACTTCAAGGAGTTCCTCCACGGCCTTATTACGATTATAGACAGCGGAGGAGACATAACCAAATATCTCGAGGATAGAGCAGACTTCTACCTTGAGAGGGCAAGGCAGGATCAGAAGAACTTCCTCGAATTCCTCGGCCTTATGGCCGAAAGCTACATCACTGCCTTCGTTGCTGGCCCTCTGTTCCTGATTATAATCCAGACGGTAATGGTCGTGATGGGTCAGGGAGACGAGACGACGCTGTATGCTGTTATCTACCTCGTAATTCCCATAGGTTCATTCTTCTTCGCCATGGTCATCAAGCTGCTGACTCCCACAGAAGAGGGAGAACCGCCGAAGCTCAGGGAGAAGTACACGTACCTGAGAAGGAAAGTCGAAGAGAGAGAGTTTTCAGATCAGATAAAGGAACTTCGAAAGAGGATAAATTCCTGGAAGTTCAGAAAAGCCCTTCGACACCCCCTCGACCCGATAAAAAGGAGACCCATGTATGTTTTCATATTCTCCATTCCTGCTGGTCTGGCGTTCATGTTCTATGGGTTCAGTCGCTACCAGTTCAGCCCGGATATCCAGTGGCTGTTCAAGGTTGACGATTACATCTTCCTCTCTCTTGTAATAATCCTCGCTCCTTTTGTAGTATTCTATGAGGCAGGTAGAAAGAAGGCCAAGCGAACTCTTCGCCTCACACCCATATTCCTCAACAAACTCGCTTCGGCGAACGAGAGCGGGATGCCGATATACAGAGCAATTGCGATGATAGCCAAGACGGATACGACGCCCCTTAAAAAGGAGATTCAGAAGATAAAGTCCGACCTCGACTGGGGAATAAGTCTTAACGATGCTCTTATCAGGTTTGCCAACAGACTAAGGGTTTTCGAGCTATCAAGAACCATAACTCTGCTGAATGAGGCCCTCAAATCGACTGGCAACGTAACGGAGGTGCTCATGATCTCAGCCAAGGACGCGAGCAACGCAGAACTGCTCAGAAGAGAGAGGCTTTCCAACATGTTCATGTATGTTATAATAATCTACATTTCGTTCTTCGTGTTCATTGGAATCGTGTACATCATCACCACGACGTTCCTCTCAACTCTTGCCGAGAGTGCTGCGAAGGTTGCGGAAAGTGGAGGTACAGGGATGACAATGCTCAGGGGCATAGACGTGACGACGTACAAGAACGTCTTCATGCACGCGGCAGTCTTTCAGGGTCTCTTTGCGGGCCTTGTCGCGGGTGTTATGGGTGAGGGTAGCCTTTCTGCTGGTGTAAAGCACTCGCTGCTGATGCTCGTGCTTGCGTACGTGCTGTTTACGGTGCTCATATAG
- a CDS encoding DMT family transporter has translation MLCLTVIVGAIMMGSLPVFVRNIDMNPLQLSFFRLFFGFVFLAFILLLMGEKPKLKNPRLVGAIVCVNTLTVVSYIAAIQLVEAATAALLLYMAPIYVIPLARLTGEKIHPSSWLALPAGVTGLWLMLSPHDFSGGVLFGLISGISYAIYFILMKKARKEMEASHITFAYLGLASLLLLPALFIEPVSVEGKLPWLFGLGLIPTALAFTLFNYGIKYCRVEQAPLFALVEPVAAGFFGYVLFGEVLTGTQLMGAAIILLSVGVAAKGLSDVET, from the coding sequence ATGCTCTGTCTGACAGTCATCGTCGGAGCCATAATGATGGGTAGTCTACCGGTATTCGTTAGAAACATAGACATGAATCCCCTTCAGCTATCCTTTTTCAGGCTATTTTTCGGATTCGTCTTTCTCGCCTTTATACTGCTTCTTATGGGTGAAAAACCGAAGCTGAAAAATCCGAGGCTTGTAGGGGCGATCGTCTGCGTAAACACGCTGACGGTTGTTTCCTACATTGCAGCAATCCAGCTCGTCGAAGCAGCCACGGCAGCACTTCTGCTGTACATGGCCCCGATTTACGTGATACCCCTCGCAAGGCTTACGGGTGAGAAAATACACCCATCGAGCTGGTTAGCGCTGCCTGCGGGAGTTACTGGCCTCTGGCTAATGCTCTCTCCGCACGATTTTTCTGGTGGCGTTCTGTTCGGCCTGATTTCGGGAATCAGCTACGCAATTTATTTCATCCTTATGAAAAAAGCAAGAAAGGAAATGGAAGCCTCACACATAACCTTCGCCTATCTTGGTCTTGCGTCGCTCCTCCTCCTGCCAGCGCTTTTCATCGAGCCTGTGAGCGTTGAAGGTAAGCTCCCGTGGCTCTTCGGCCTCGGCCTTATTCCAACGGCTCTTGCATTCACGCTGTTCAACTACGGTATAAAGTACTGCAGGGTGGAACAGGCACCACTCTTCGCTCTCGTTGAGCCTGTTGCTGCCGGCTTCTTCGGCTACGTACTTTTTGGTGAGGTGTTGACAGGAACGCAACTCATGGGTGCAGCCATAATTCTGCTCAGCGTTGGAGTTGCGGCGAAGGGGCTTTCGGATGTTGAAACTTGA
- a CDS encoding ATP/GTP-binding protein — protein MQRVLIYMVGTAGSGKTYLTKAFSEWLDLKRLDNIIVNLDPGAENLPYAPDVDVRDWFTLDDIMVKYGVGPNGAQIIGADLVGAEIDEIKDEIDYHDAPYVIIDTPGQMELFTLRRSSEIIINVLGRKESVMVFLFDPVISKTPSGYLSILFMATSAVFRLGIPQIPVLSKCDLLGERELEKILAWSNPDELYLDLSEKGVTKDLFHVMRESGFFRPLIPVSAVTGYGMDDIYDCIQEIFYGGEDLERVLY, from the coding sequence ATGCAACGCGTGCTAATTTATATGGTGGGTACCGCTGGAAGCGGGAAGACGTACCTAACCAAGGCATTTTCAGAGTGGCTCGATCTAAAGAGACTTGACAACATCATCGTAAATCTCGACCCGGGGGCTGAAAATCTGCCCTATGCTCCCGACGTTGACGTGAGGGACTGGTTCACCCTCGACGATATAATGGTCAAGTACGGTGTGGGACCTAACGGGGCTCAGATAATCGGAGCAGACCTTGTCGGAGCGGAAATCGACGAGATAAAGGACGAGATTGACTATCACGATGCTCCATACGTGATAATAGATACTCCTGGCCAGATGGAGCTTTTCACGCTCAGGAGGAGCAGCGAGATAATAATAAATGTTCTTGGAAGGAAGGAAAGCGTTATGGTCTTTCTGTTCGACCCGGTGATATCGAAAACGCCTTCTGGCTACCTCTCGATTCTTTTTATGGCCACGTCGGCTGTCTTCAGATTGGGCATTCCCCAAATCCCCGTGTTATCCAAGTGTGATCTGCTTGGTGAAAGAGAACTCGAGAAGATACTGGCCTGGAGCAATCCCGACGAGCTATACCTGGATCTGTCTGAGAAGGGTGTGACAAAGGACCTGTTCCACGTAATGCGTGAGTCTGGTTTCTTCCGTCCCCTGATTCCGGTCTCGGCAGTCACGGGATACGGAATGGACGATATCTACGACTGCATTCAGGAGATATTTTATGGAGGAGAGGACCTCGAAAGAGTCCTCTACTAA
- a CDS encoding type II/IV secretion system ATPase subunit: MRFLRRSKQSEEEKLEEHEKEALEAIERAKKVDKVLKGEEGGKKGLIRKKPIFEPYDEEVHGPLIEFEVPEDWSVVEEYWIQKPYSKVIVLYSDKEHDHRYIVVEPELDAYETEVFNEVKDALRDVLEEKDVESALKEQVLKETVDFLLKDMKIPISAKSYYKILYHIVRDFIYYGKITPLMLDKMLEDISCNGYNKPIYVFHRNYANVETNIVFEEEELDAFVITLAQRCGKHISIAEPMVDATMPDGSRIQMTLGKEVTDHGSTFTIRKFRDVPITPIDLVAWGTFSAEQMAYLWLCIENKKSLIFAGGTASGKTTSMNAISLFIPRRAKIVTIEDTRELMLPHENWIPAVTRDAFHGEAGAIDMYDLLRAALRQRPEYILVGEVRGKEALTLFQAMSTGHTTYSTLHADSVNGVIHRLENPPINVPRPMIEALDIVSIQAQTFLGKKRVRRNIEIAEIVGLDPYTKMIRTTTVFQWDSVKDEHAMIGASKALEDIRRTRGWSVAELQQELARRVAVINFMIEHNLRDFKTVSNIIHTYQSRPEKVLEKMGITV; the protein is encoded by the coding sequence ATGAGGTTCCTAAGAAGATCAAAGCAAAGCGAAGAGGAAAAGCTCGAAGAGCACGAAAAGGAGGCTCTTGAAGCTATCGAAAGAGCAAAAAAAGTGGATAAGGTTCTAAAAGGTGAAGAAGGGGGGAAGAAGGGGTTAATAAGGAAAAAGCCAATCTTCGAGCCTTACGACGAGGAAGTCCATGGTCCTCTCATTGAATTCGAAGTGCCGGAGGACTGGAGCGTCGTAGAAGAGTACTGGATTCAAAAACCCTACAGCAAGGTTATTGTTCTATACAGCGACAAAGAGCACGACCATCGCTACATAGTCGTTGAACCAGAACTCGACGCTTACGAGACGGAAGTATTTAACGAGGTCAAAGACGCACTGAGGGACGTGCTTGAGGAGAAAGACGTGGAATCTGCATTGAAGGAGCAGGTTCTGAAGGAAACAGTTGACTTCCTTCTCAAAGATATGAAGATCCCCATAAGTGCGAAATCGTATTACAAGATTCTGTATCACATTGTCCGTGATTTCATCTACTACGGCAAGATTACACCCCTGATGCTGGATAAAATGCTCGAGGACATCTCGTGCAACGGTTACAACAAACCAATTTACGTTTTCCACCGCAACTACGCCAACGTAGAAACGAACATTGTTTTTGAGGAAGAAGAGCTTGACGCCTTTGTCATAACCCTTGCACAGCGCTGCGGGAAGCACATAAGCATTGCAGAGCCAATGGTCGATGCGACAATGCCGGATGGCAGCAGAATTCAGATGACTCTTGGAAAGGAGGTCACAGACCACGGTTCAACGTTCACAATCAGAAAGTTCAGAGATGTGCCCATTACACCCATCGACCTCGTGGCGTGGGGTACTTTCTCAGCGGAGCAGATGGCGTACCTCTGGCTCTGTATAGAGAACAAAAAGAGCCTGATTTTTGCTGGAGGCACTGCAAGCGGTAAAACCACCTCGATGAATGCGATATCTCTCTTCATCCCGAGAAGAGCGAAGATCGTTACGATTGAGGATACGAGAGAACTCATGCTGCCACACGAGAACTGGATTCCAGCGGTTACGAGAGATGCTTTCCACGGTGAAGCCGGAGCCATAGACATGTACGACCTGCTTCGAGCTGCTTTAAGGCAGAGACCTGAATACATACTGGTTGGTGAGGTCAGGGGCAAAGAAGCCCTAACTCTCTTCCAGGCCATGTCAACGGGCCACACCACGTACTCAACCCTGCATGCCGACTCCGTTAACGGAGTCATACACCGTCTCGAAAACCCGCCGATAAATGTCCCACGCCCGATGATTGAAGCCCTCGACATAGTGAGTATTCAGGCTCAGACGTTTTTGGGAAAGAAGAGAGTCAGAAGGAACATCGAAATTGCGGAAATCGTTGGCTTGGACCCGTACACCAAGATGATAAGAACCACGACGGTGTTTCAGTGGGACAGCGTAAAGGACGAGCACGCAATGATAGGCGCCTCAAAAGCCCTCGAAGACATAAGAAGGACGAGAGGGTGGAGTGTGGCAGAACTCCAGCAGGAACTCGCTCGAAGGGTGGCGGTGATCAACTTCATGATAGAACACAACCTCAGAGACTTCAAGACTGTGAGTAACATAATCCACACGTATCAGAGCAGACCGGAGAAAGTTCTGGAGAAAATGGGGATAACTGTTTGA
- a CDS encoding DUF1947 domain-containing protein gives MQRLRKKEAKAIAAELKEIGVELKGDMDRVEINGRTIILVDGEPVIIEHDGKHYLTVYGVMKFRPEKWKVVVDEGALPYVMNGADVMKPGIVYADEGIKAGDFVYVMVEGKESPIAVGIALVDGGEMRQGKGKAVKNIHHLKDKVWNHFFGKKGK, from the coding sequence ATGCAGAGGCTTAGGAAAAAAGAAGCAAAAGCAATAGCTGCGGAGCTCAAAGAAATAGGGGTTGAGCTGAAGGGAGATATGGACAGGGTAGAGATCAACGGCAGAACAATCATTCTTGTTGATGGTGAGCCAGTCATCATCGAGCACGACGGGAAGCACTACCTGACTGTGTACGGCGTGATGAAGTTCAGGCCAGAGAAGTGGAAGGTTGTAGTTGACGAAGGTGCGTTGCCTTACGTGATGAACGGCGCAGACGTAATGAAGCCAGGGATAGTTTACGCGGACGAAGGAATAAAGGCGGGAGACTTCGTTTACGTCATGGTGGAAGGCAAGGAAAGTCCTATAGCGGTTGGAATTGCCTTGGTTGACGGGGGCGAGATGCGACAGGGGAAGGGAAAGGCCGTGAAGAACATCCACCACCTGAAAGATAAAGTCTGGAACCACTTCTTCGGTAAAAAAGGTAAATAG